The Pantoea eucalypti sequence GCCTAAAGAACGCTGCAAACAGACCATCAACCTGATTCCGGAAAATGAAGTTCTCAATATTCTGGAAGGGGATGATGCTGAAACCAACGCACTGCGTGCCCGTCGCCGCTGCCAGAAGTGTGGCACAGCCATGGACAGCTATCTGATCGATAACGAACGTAAACTGCATGTCTGTGGTAATAACCCGGAGTGTGATGGTTACGAAATCGAGAAGGGTGAGTTCCGCATCAAAGGCTATGACGGCCCGATAGTGGAGTGTGAGAAGTGTGGTTCTGAGATGCACCTGAAGATGGGACGCTTTGGGAAGTACATGGCGTGTACCAATGAAGAGTGCAAAAACACCCGTAAGATTTTGCGTAGTGGTGAGGTTGCTCCACCGAAAGAAGATCCGGTTCCACTGCCAGAGCTGGCGTGTGAGAAGTCCGATGCTTACTTCGTGTTGCGAGACGGCGCAGCGGGCGTTTTCCTTGCAGCCAACACCTTCCCGAAATCACGCGAAACGCGTGCGCCGCTGGTGGAAGAGCTTCAGCGCTTTAAAGATCGTCTGCCTGAAAAGCTGAAATATCTGGCCGACGCGCCAGCAGCCGATCCGGAAGGTAACAAAGCGATGGTGCGCTTTAGCCGTAAAACCAAACAGCAGTATGTTTCCTCTGAAAAAGAGGGCAAAGCAACAGGCTGGTCCGCCTTCTATATAGACGGTAAATGGCAGGTCGCGAAGAAGTAATCCACTCAGGCCAGCGCTCGCTGGCCTTTTTCTGAGCCTTATATCAATCCGTTCTACTCTTTAACGTAAACTGATATAGTTGTTATAGCATTTCCGACCTTTCCTGATGCATAGCATTTTCTACCCTAGCGACTATACGTCAACCGGGGATGCGACTCTGTAACTTACCGGATGGAACAGATATGAAATTACAGCAGTTGCGCTATATCGTCGAAGTGGTAAACCATAATCTCAATGTCTCTTCGACAGCGGAAGGCCTCTACACCTCTCAGCCTGGCATCAGCAAACAGGTTCGCATGCTGGAAGATGAACTGGGCGTGCAAATCTTTGCCCGCAGCGGGAAACATCTCACCCAGGTCACGCCGGCAGGTGAAGAGATCATTCGTATAGCGCGTGAAGTGCTCTCAAAAGTGGATGCGATCAAATCGGTGGCGGGTGAGCATACCTGGCCGGATAAAGGCTCGCTCTATGTGGCGACCACGCACACTCAGGCTCGCTATGCGCTGCCTGGCGTGATCAAAGGCTTTATTGAGCGTTATCCGCGTGTCTCACTCCACATGCATCAGGGTTCCCCGACTCAGATTGCCGAAGCGGTCTCCAAGGGCAATGCGGATTTTGCCATTGCCACCGAGGCACTGCATCTCTATGACGACTTAATCATGCTGCCTTGCTACCACTGGAACCGGGCGATTGTCGTCACCGCTGACCATCCGCTGGCGGGGAAAGGCCAGGTGACCATTGAGGAGCTGGCTGAGTATCCTCTGGTCACTTACACCTTCGGCTTTACCGGGCGTTCTGAACTGGATACGGCCTTTAATCGCGCGGGATTAACGCCACGCATTGTTTTCACCGCCACTGACGCAGACGTCATCAAAACTTATGTTCGCCTGGGCCTGGGCGTAGGGGTTATTGCCAGTATGGCGGTGGACCCGGTGGCCGATCCTGACCTTATTCGTATTGAAGCCGCTGACATCTTTACCAACAGCACCACAAAAATTGGCTTCCGTCGAAGTACCTTCCTGCGTAGTTATATGTATGATTTTATACAACGTTTTGCGCCACATTTGACGCGCGACGTGGTGGACACAGCGGTAGCCTTACGCTCAAACGAGGATATTGAGGCGATGTTTAAAGATATCAAACTGCCGTTTAAATAGAGTTTACGCGCTTCACTTAAACTTAAGGCTGCCTGGTGCAGCCTTTTTTGTTTCCAGGCTTTAGCGCCAAATGAGAATCAAAATTTTTATGATTTTTTTGTAAATGAAACATTGATCACATGTTTTCCCATTGGGCTTTCTTAAATGCGAATTACCACACATTTTTAACTATGTTACTTTGCGACTTGCCAGGATTATTCCCATACTCCAGTTAAGAGTTAATGCAGGAAGCCAGTAAACATAAGGGTCTTTAGCGATCTCTTTAGTTTTAAATGGACCTGTTTTTAAATTAACTCAAATTTATTAGCTCTCTGTTTAATTAAATATTTGTTCCGAAGTTAATGGTTTCTTACGTTACTGGCACCTATTGATTAATACTGTTAATCGTTTTACTCAATAAAAATAACTGGATTTTTGGCCTTAACGCGTTTAGGATTCCTCCTAAATCTTAATCGATGTTATCAATCATTTTGTTGAGAGTGATTATCAAAAACTATGAATACACGACTGACTGTACAACCGGGTTTCCCGGCAAAAAGCACCAAGGTTGAGCGTACCGGCAACACCCGTCGCAATGCCTGGTTAACCGTATTCGCTGCCTCTGCGCTGTTCTGGGTGGTAGTAGCGTTAATGATTTGGCGTATCTGGGGCTAAAGCCATGTGGGCAAACACACTCAGCCATAAACGTTCCCTGACTTCACGTCAGCACAAGCCGGTTGCCTGCAAAGGAAAAGAACCACTTGCAAAGGACGAGAAAGTGTCTATCCCCGAATCGTGGGATTTGAGTGATAACCAGAGACTTTTTATTGAGTCATTCCTGGACCCTAAGAGTAAATAACCTTTTCAGACCATTTATTAGTCGCAGTTTTTATTACCGGAGTTTCCGGCGGGCTTGTTAATTGCCCTTTACCACATTGCGTACGACCAAAGGGTGTCGCCTTGATGAGGTGACCGCAAAAACTTTTACGCCAGATTCCGGCGAAGGAGTGAACCAAATGAATATGATTAAAATGTCCTGGCTCAGCGCGTATGCCTTCTCCTTTGCGTTCTGGTCTGCGGCGGTGTGGATAACGCTGTAATTTGAATTAAATCACCTTTTTTATGATGCCTCGTGATCTCACGGGGCATTTTCGTTTGTGAGCGATTGTGGCAATTTGTGTTGTAATCAAATCGTTAACGAATTTTGGTCTATCTTTAACATAAACCTTTGTCTCTCTAAGGTTTAAGACCATGAATGAAAAAGGAGGAGCTATGTCGTCTACCCTACGCGAGCAGAGTCAGGAAATACTGCAGGTCGACACCAAAAAATATCACATCTTCAGTCTTCCCCGCGCTGCTCAACATCTCGGCAATATAGACAGTCTGCCCAAATCTCTGAAGGTCCTGCTGGAAAATTTACTGCGCTGGCAGGATGGTGATTCTGTTACGGCAGAAGATATTCAGGCGCTGGTTGACTGGCAAAAAGATGCCCACGCCGATCGTGAAATCGCCTATCGTCCCGCCCGTGTATTAATGCAGGACTTTACCGGCGTACCTGCCGTAGTTGACCTGGCGGCGATGCGCGAAGCGGTAAATCGCCTGGGTGGCGATGTGGCGAAAGTGAATCCGTTATCGCCAGTGGATCTGGTCATTGACCACTCAGTTACCGTTGATCACTTTGGCGATGATGACGCTTTCGAGGAGAACGTCCGGCTGGAGATGGAGCGCAACCATGAGCGTTATGTCTTCCTGCGCTGGGGACAGAAAGCATTTGATAAGTTCCGGGTTGTTCCGCCGGGCACGGGTATCTGCCATCAGGTGAACCTGGAGTATCTGGGTAAGGCGATCTGGCATGAAACGCTCAACGGCGAAGAGTATGCCTGGCCCGATACGCTGGTCGGCACTGACTCCCACACCACCATGATCAACGCGCTGGGTGTGCTGGGATGGGGAGTAGGGGGAATTGAGGCTGAAGCTGCCATGCTTGGTCAGCCCGTCTCCATGCTGATTCCGGATGTAGTGGGTTTCAAACTCACCGGCAAACTCAAGCCAGGCATCACCGCGACTGACCTGGTGCTTACCGTTACCCAGATGCTGCGTAAACACGGCGTCGTCGGCAAGTTCGTCGAGTTTTACGGTGATGGTCTGGCCGATCTGCCGCTGGCTGATCGCGCCACTATCGCCAACATGGCCCCGGAATATGGCGCGACCTGCGGTTTCTTCCCGGTCGATGATGTCACGCTCAGTTACATGACGCTCACCGGACGCGATGCTGACCAGGTCGCCCTGGTGGAAGCTTATGCCAAAGCGCAGGGCCTGTGGCGTAACGCCGGCGATGAGCCGCGCTTTACCAGCACCCTGTCACTGGACATGAACGAAGTGGAATCGAGCCTTGCCGGACCAAAACGTCCGCAGGATCGGGTTTCGCTGGGTGATGTGCCTGCCGCGTTTGACGCCAGCAACGAGCTGGAAGTGAATCAGGCGCAGAAACCGCATAAAAATGTCGAATACACCGACAGTGACACCGGCCTGACGCATACACTGACCGACGGTGCCGTTGTAATCAGTGCGATTACCTCCTGTACTAACACCTCTAATCCCAGCGTGCTGATGGCGGCTGGCTTACTTGCGAAGAAAGCGGTCGAGCGTGGCCTGAAACGTCAGCCGTGGGTTAAAGCTTCACTGGCACCCGGTTCTAAAGTGGTTTCAGACTATCTCGCCGTCGCGCAACTCACCCCTTATCTTGATGAGCTGGGCTTTAATCTGGTCGGTTATGGCTGCACCACCTGTATCGGTAACTCTGGTCCGCTAAAAGATGAGATTGAGTCTGCCATCAAAGCGGGCGATCTGACTGTCGGTGCAGTGCTGTCCGGCAACCGCAATTTTGAAGGTCGTATTCATCCGCTGATTAAAACCAACTGGCTCGCGTCGCCACCGCTGGTGGTAGCCTATGCGCTGGCGGGTAATATGAAAATCAACCTGCAGACTGAGCCACTGGGCCACGATCGTCAGGGCCAGCCGGTCTATCTGAAAGATATCTGGCCAACGCCGGAAGAGATCGCCACAGCCGTGCAGCAGGTTACCAGCGACATGTTCCATAAAGAGTACGCTGAAGTCTTCGACGGCACGCCCGAGTGGCAGGAGATCAAGGTCAGTGAAGCGGCGACGTATGACTGGGATGAAGGCTCGACCTATATTCGTCTGTCGCCGTTCTTTGATGATATGGAGAAAGAGCCTAAGCCGGTGCAGGATATTCGCGGTGCGCGGGTCCTTGCTATGCTGGGCGACTCCGTTACCACGGACCATATCTCACCGGCGGGCAGCATTAAAGCTGAGAGTCCGGCCGGACGTTATCTGCTGTCGCACGGCGTTGAGCGAACCGACTTTAACTCCTACGGTTCCCGTCGCGGTAACCATGAAGTGATGATGCGCGGCACGTTCGCCAACATCCGAATCCGCAATGAGATGGTGCCAGGCGTGGAGGGCGGTTATACCCGTCATTATCCGAGTGGCGAGCAGTTGGCTATCTATGACGCGGCGATGAAATATCAGGCGGAAGGTATACCGCTGGCCGTGATTGCCGGCCTTGAGTATGGATCCGGTTCAAGCCGCGACTGGGCGGCGAAAGGCCCACGTTTGCAGGGTGTGAGAGTTGTCATTGCTGAATCTTTTGAGCGTATTCACCGCTCAAACCTGATCGGCATGGGCATTCTGCCGCTGGAATTCCCGCAGGGCGTGACCCGCAAAACCCTGGGCCTGACCGGTGAAGAGCGTATCGACGTGGAGAATCTTCAGGCACTGACGCCAGGCTGCAGCGTGAAAGTGACGTTGACCCGTGCTGACGGCAGTAAAGAGGCGCTGGACACCCGCTGTCGCATTGATACCGGTAATGAGCTGACCTATTACCGTAACGACGGCATCCTGCACTACGTTATCCGCAATATGCTGGACTGACAAAAAAAGCCGGGGCGACCCGGCTTTTTCATTCAGAATTTCGGCAGCAGATGCCCCATCTTCGCCGCTTTGGTATCCAGATAGTGCGCATTCTTCGGGTTACGTC is a genomic window containing:
- the cysB gene encoding HTH-type transcriptional regulator CysB; protein product: MKLQQLRYIVEVVNHNLNVSSTAEGLYTSQPGISKQVRMLEDELGVQIFARSGKHLTQVTPAGEEIIRIAREVLSKVDAIKSVAGEHTWPDKGSLYVATTHTQARYALPGVIKGFIERYPRVSLHMHQGSPTQIAEAVSKGNADFAIATEALHLYDDLIMLPCYHWNRAIVVTADHPLAGKGQVTIEELAEYPLVTYTFGFTGRSELDTAFNRAGLTPRIVFTATDADVIKTYVRLGLGVGVIASMAVDPVADPDLIRIEAADIFTNSTTKIGFRRSTFLRSYMYDFIQRFAPHLTRDVVDTAVALRSNEDIEAMFKDIKLPFK
- a CDS encoding YmiA family putative membrane protein, with amino-acid sequence MNTRLTVQPGFPAKSTKVERTGNTRRNAWLTVFAASALFWVVVALMIWRIWG
- the acnA gene encoding aconitate hydratase AcnA codes for the protein MSSTLREQSQEILQVDTKKYHIFSLPRAAQHLGNIDSLPKSLKVLLENLLRWQDGDSVTAEDIQALVDWQKDAHADREIAYRPARVLMQDFTGVPAVVDLAAMREAVNRLGGDVAKVNPLSPVDLVIDHSVTVDHFGDDDAFEENVRLEMERNHERYVFLRWGQKAFDKFRVVPPGTGICHQVNLEYLGKAIWHETLNGEEYAWPDTLVGTDSHTTMINALGVLGWGVGGIEAEAAMLGQPVSMLIPDVVGFKLTGKLKPGITATDLVLTVTQMLRKHGVVGKFVEFYGDGLADLPLADRATIANMAPEYGATCGFFPVDDVTLSYMTLTGRDADQVALVEAYAKAQGLWRNAGDEPRFTSTLSLDMNEVESSLAGPKRPQDRVSLGDVPAAFDASNELEVNQAQKPHKNVEYTDSDTGLTHTLTDGAVVISAITSCTNTSNPSVLMAAGLLAKKAVERGLKRQPWVKASLAPGSKVVSDYLAVAQLTPYLDELGFNLVGYGCTTCIGNSGPLKDEIESAIKAGDLTVGAVLSGNRNFEGRIHPLIKTNWLASPPLVVAYALAGNMKINLQTEPLGHDRQGQPVYLKDIWPTPEEIATAVQQVTSDMFHKEYAEVFDGTPEWQEIKVSEAATYDWDEGSTYIRLSPFFDDMEKEPKPVQDIRGARVLAMLGDSVTTDHISPAGSIKAESPAGRYLLSHGVERTDFNSYGSRRGNHEVMMRGTFANIRIRNEMVPGVEGGYTRHYPSGEQLAIYDAAMKYQAEGIPLAVIAGLEYGSGSSRDWAAKGPRLQGVRVVIAESFERIHRSNLIGMGILPLEFPQGVTRKTLGLTGEERIDVENLQALTPGCSVKVTLTRADGSKEALDTRCRIDTGNELTYYRNDGILHYVIRNMLD